One window from the genome of Selenomonadales bacterium encodes:
- the surE gene encoding 5'/3'-nucleotidase SurE → MRILLSNDDGVMAPGIRALASALREVGEVFVVAPDGERSATSHSITVHDPIRVDVVDMGEGITAYMCGGTPVDCVKLGLEGLAIDADVVISGINAGYNLGTDVLYSGTVGAAVEGYLHGVASFAVSFEGKRAEDMEVVAKEAVKVIRRFYPSASKEKMLINVNFPPLREGGYQGVRVVPLGRRDYANTFVKRQDPTGRTYYWMGGTPIEEKGHADTDTTAVRDGYISVTPLQVDFTNHSALKMLGDNEA, encoded by the coding sequence TTGCGTATTTTGTTATCGAATGACGATGGTGTGATGGCGCCGGGAATCCGTGCGCTGGCGAGTGCGCTTCGCGAAGTCGGAGAGGTGTTTGTTGTTGCACCTGATGGAGAAAGAAGTGCGACGAGCCATTCGATCACGGTGCATGACCCGATCCGTGTTGATGTTGTCGATATGGGAGAAGGCATTACAGCATATATGTGCGGTGGTACGCCTGTTGACTGCGTGAAGCTTGGTTTGGAAGGGCTTGCAATTGATGCTGATGTGGTGATATCGGGCATTAACGCAGGGTATAATTTGGGTACGGACGTACTCTATTCGGGTACAGTCGGTGCCGCTGTTGAAGGATATCTGCACGGGGTCGCATCATTCGCTGTTTCGTTCGAAGGCAAGCGGGCAGAGGATATGGAGGTCGTTGCGAAAGAGGCCGTCAAGGTGATTCGCCGATTTTATCCGAGCGCATCAAAAGAAAAGATGCTTATCAATGTGAATTTCCCGCCGCTTCGTGAAGGCGGATATCAAGGCGTGCGTGTTGTACCGCTCGGTCGTCGTGACTATGCCAATACATTCGTGAAACGACAAGACCCGACGGGTCGTACATATTACTGGATGGGCGGTACGCCGATTGAAGAAAAAGGTCATGCTGACACTGATACGACGGCTGTTCGCGACGGATATATCTCGGTAACACCGCTTCAGGTTGACTTTACGAACCATAGCGCATTGAAGATGCTTGGGGATAACGAAGCATAA
- a CDS encoding 7-carboxy-7-deazaguanine synthase QueE, translating into MDTTNVIEIFSSIQGEGLYVGARQLFVRLPGCNLNCAYCDTKESHKTPAQCRIETHAGSRSFKTYPNPVEGSFLKEKIEEMLDAVSHQAISVTGGEPLCHPSVIRELAQFRVPVYLETNGTMWEALREVISAVDIISMDIKLPSITGRDCFKEHDVFLNTAKEKELFVKLVVAAETTEEEVMRAIEMVARAGKTIPLILQPVTPTGKIHAISAEAMLRYQEMALAHLHDVRVIPQTHKFLGQL; encoded by the coding sequence ATGGATACGACGAATGTAATTGAGATATTTTCTTCGATTCAAGGAGAAGGCCTTTATGTCGGTGCAAGACAGCTCTTTGTACGTCTTCCCGGCTGTAATCTGAACTGCGCTTATTGTGATACGAAAGAGTCGCACAAGACGCCTGCGCAGTGCAGGATAGAAACGCATGCGGGCAGTCGCTCGTTCAAAACGTATCCGAATCCTGTCGAAGGCTCCTTTTTGAAAGAGAAGATTGAGGAGATGCTTGATGCTGTTTCGCATCAAGCGATCAGTGTGACGGGCGGTGAACCGCTCTGTCACCCGTCTGTGATACGCGAACTCGCGCAGTTCCGTGTGCCTGTCTATTTGGAAACGAACGGAACGATGTGGGAGGCGCTTCGTGAAGTGATATCGGCAGTTGATATCATCAGTATGGATATCAAGCTTCCTAGTATTACAGGCAGAGATTGCTTTAAAGAGCATGACGTATTTTTGAATACGGCAAAAGAAAAAGAATTGTTCGTGAAGCTGGTCGTTGCAGCTGAAACGACGGAAGAAGAGGTCATGCGGGCGATTGAGATGGTTGCGCGAGCAGGAAAAACGATCCCGCTTATTTTGCAGCCTGTGACGCCTACGGGTAAAATTCATGCGATCAGCGCGGAAGCGATGCTTCGTTATCAAGAGATGGCGCTTGCTCACCTCCATGATGTTCGCGTGATTCCGCAGACGCATAAATTCTTGGGACAATTGTAA